Within Crassostrea angulata isolate pt1a10 chromosome 2, ASM2561291v2, whole genome shotgun sequence, the genomic segment aggatATAACGTTTGCGTATTCAattatttgcaatttaaaagaGATCGCGAAAGAAACGAAATTTAGTCGATTACAAAATTTACCGAATATACGGTACATGTAGTATATCATCATAACGAATTAGTATCAAGTAAAATAATTTgctaaataacatttttgttccAGTTTATGTTATAAACCTTACAAAAGGCAATGTATctataaatttgatattttttcttttcatccCTTTTAGTTAACGTTTAGTTAAGTGACTTGGACGTGTCCATattgtgtatttaatatttgttcCAAAAAACCTGTTTCTGACGTAGTTTAAACAcattcatataaaacaaattcaataaGGATTGGCAAACTAGCATTAATTTACCGTACGAAATGTGTAACCAGGCTGATATGCAGATACATTTTAAGTAATACCGATAATAACAATGAATATACATTGTAACAATCATAATCAGTTATATTTGATTAACATAAAACGTATTTATAGTGAATTGCATAAtctaaaaaaagtaaatctttagatacgttatttttattatatgattgttGAATTATTGCTGGGCAATATTAGCTGTTCTTACCATATACCTCTACTTCACATAGATTATTCAGAACATATGCACTGTTTCTGTCAGGACTTTCAATTCCAGCTAGTTTCTCGTTGTTGTAGATGACATATTGTCCGTGGACAGTGCACTTTGTTGTAAAGACAGCTGGCTTCGTGCTTTCATTAAAACCGTTGTCCTTGAAACACAACACTCCTTGTTGTTTATCAGTTGTGTTGGAAACATACACTGAAAATCCTAGATAACTGGAAGCAATCTCGTGATGGTTATCTGCAATTAACGAATATAATGTACAGTGAATTAAAAGGATAGCTCAGTAGATATTGCATACAGTTGCATTCTTATATACAGttggtatatataaaagtaaacaTGACCAacacataacaaaaaaaaaccccgaaaaacaaaacaaaacaaaaacagaaaacgAAAAGgccaaaaagaaaataataaaaacaaaacaaaatagacaaactaaacaaaaaaattaaaacaagaaacaaaacGAAATTAACTAGAAGAAAATTAGAAGCAACATATGTTACCTAGCATGGGCAagaagttatatatttacacagaagaaaaaaaaaataattactatTGATGAAAAAGTAGCCTGGTTGATTAATcaacctaaaaaaaataaataaataaatattcaaaggTTTTCGACAGACTGTAATAGACttattcatatataaataaaaacaaatacaccAAGGTTTTTAAGTTACCTAAGCCTATGTTGATGGTCATGAAATAGATTGTGATGTGGTGAATACTGTGGATACTGGTCAGGTCCACCCACCAGGTGGATGTCTGTTTGCCTAACGTTGTGGTAGCACATTGTCCTCCGTCCAAACTTGGGTCCGTTTTCAGTCCGTCAACAACGTAATTCGCAACAGATATATCCTCTTTTGCCTGGTGTGAATTTGACTGGAAAGCTGGTTTGTGTAGCGCTAGGTTCACTGTAATGACAAACACCCTAGCAGTTCACTCAAAATTGTTCACGAAGCCGTCAAAAGTGACGATatcatatacatgcatgtgtctTATACTCTTGCATTTCAAGCCTGATtatgttttacaaatatatgagaaaaaaaattcatagaaataaaaagatatttcaaGATTACAATTTAAGGAAATGAGCACGTAAACGTCTTTTAAATATGTAAAGTTTACAAGTGTTTCCTTATTATCAAGTTTTTGTGCAAACATTTTACACCTTTCCTATGCCTGATATGTGTTATAAATTCATTTACTAAGAAATTCGGGACTTACCATACGCATTGCAGACCCCTGATAGACTTATACATACAACAACGTTTGCAATCTGTACAAAATGCCTGGAACACATTGTTGATCCAAAAATATGAGCAATGAAACTTGGAGCGGATGAGCTGTAAATGTGAAGGCCTGATTTGTGACATAATAATTTATAAGGAAAAACAAATTGTCTTCCGGAAACTTGGGGAATATGAAAATAATCAGTTTATAATGAGAAACGAGTGCGCGTAGTAAAAGTCTATTTCCAAAACCTTTCATAGTGTTGTCGTGATTTGacgcaaattttcaaaaattcaactTTCTATTTCTAatattaatagtttttttttaataacaaacattattcgtatttgattttattttttttttaagttttttttttctaaatttagcAAAATGTTCATTATTAAATAAAGGTTTTCCTATATatatgttttgtgtttttttttacaaacaaaatataaaagacATGATATTTAAGTTAATCATATACTAATAAATTGTTAGCTTTGTTTCGTTTGATCTTAGCTTTGAACCTTTTTTCCTTGTACATTACACACAGAATAAGTGACGTAAAAAAGCATAATTATAaggaaacaaattaaaaatatacataaaaatgtGATACTTATCCCAAATTGTCTTGTCTACCTTCCATGCATGTGTCTttatatataaactttaaaaaaaattaatttttccttccaaaaaatattttaacctatttggtttttttttcgatatagaaaaatgaccccaaACTGTGGAAcgattaaacaagaggcccaggggccacatcgctcacctgagcaacaactGCTTTAACCCTGAttaaattagcattacagtatcaaaatatcttgacaactgagtacagtagatcttgctaaaaaaattgaaaatctgccaattttaatctactcttattttttggtaaataccaagccccttttgttgttgtacctgtaagaagatttttctctattcctatataccccaccccctccatttcgtggcccaacttttctctagggaatcatggtttcatcaaacttaaatatgcataacctgtgctttcacactaagtacagagttttggaccgaaaactttccaaggatatttttaaagattttctctatatattcctatgtaaaaattcaaactgccatcacggtcccgccctaccacaaGGGAATGTgtttttgcaaacttgaatttacactacccatggatgcctctacacaagtttaagcttttctagCCAAAAAGTCactaaaagaagatttttaaagattgtctctatatatttctaagtaaatatttatcccccattgtggccccgccctacccctacggaccatgatttgaacaaactagaatctacattatctgagaaTGGTAACAcatcaatttgagctttctaggccaaatagtttttaaaagaaattgtttaaaatattttctctatatattcctatgttaaaattgaccccccccccccccactgtggccctttcctacccccggggaccatgatttgaacagacataaatctacacttcctgaggatgcctacacacaagtttaagcttttcaggcccaacagtttttgagaagaagatttttgaaaaataccaacaaattttcaataattctcaattagctcccctttaaagagggcgtggcacttcatttgaaaaaacttgaatccccttcacctagtggtgctttgtgccaaatttggttgaaatctacCCAGTGGTTGTTGAGAAGAAGaggaaaatgtgaaaagtttacaacgacgacgacgatcacaacgacgacgacaacgacgacaacgacagacaacggacggAATGTGCTCTTTATAATGACACGTTTTCTTCAGGCAATAGGGTCATTTTATACGTCAAAAATGACCCCGGTATTTATTCTACGGGGGAAATATTCTGCTTACACCGGCCCATACAGTCGATGCGTGCAGTGTTGAAGCAAAACTAAATGAAAAGAACCAAGATTAGAATATCAATAAGTGTTTATTCATGTCAACAAACAACGCCTTTCATTAATCAAAACTTACCCGGAAAATTTTTTGTAGGAGTTTacatcttttgaaaaaaaaaagaaatacaaaaatagCTGAATGTAGCCAGGAGTATATGTTATGTCGTGATAAGGAAGTTCCATTTTAACttttacttgattttaaaataaattgtgtatttTCCCGTTGGTTGATTAACTGTACCAGCAAATTGAATAGTATTCGTGTCCGTTTGTTTATTTCAATGGTTGTTTATATAATTGACATAAATATATTATTGAATTTATATAAATCGTCACAAAAGCTACCACTATTAATATCCTTGTGGTAATCACGTAATAAACACGACAGAATATTTTCCATCTTTGAATAACGAATCGTTTTATACATAAAGTATATTcactttctttgttttttcaaaagcaatagatcttcattaaaaatatagtcATGGAAATGGATAATGCATAACagtatcattatcaaaatacttaaaatgcatttattattttgaaatatgcgagtttaattttgtgtttaagaaaactgaaatgttctttttaaatatcaaatgctCTCTTCTGGAATTCATTCTGATGTGAAGGTAGCGagaataaaagaagaaaaaaaatcaaacataacTCGTGTTAGAGTTACCAAAAGGTGATATTTTGCTGTTTTAGATATATCTCCCGACCATTCAGTCACCTACAATATACAGGGAAACAATTGCCTCCGTTCTATTTTATCCATTTTCTGTTGCTCCTATTGAATGTGCAATTGTTACTGAGATTGATTTTATACGGTCCATCTAGTCAATTCAACAATTCGTTCAAAAGAAAGTTTTTGCAATTAAGATGTTTTGTGAaagtcattttgaaaaatacaagtAATCAACATGGAATACAACATAGACGACTGGGTTTAGAGATGTATGGACAAATATTGTTAaaccaaaaattaatttatttattattattttttttttttttgagttaACATAAAACGTacctttcattttcatttttggcaAACCTTTAGTGATTTCAAGTTTTCAAAATCGTATCACTGCaggtgttggttttttttaatttatacatgttttcattCCGTTGCTATGAAAATTGTCTTAAGTGATTTAGTTTAATTCACTACTATAATGACAGCTACATGCGGATTTTTTTGTACCGGActttttgggattttttttctgcacTTTGTTTATATCAATCCTCATTCCCTGGAGCATGTCTGTATACATTAACATAAAATTGTGGTTCCTATGTGTTTCCTAATCTTGTTAAAAATGGATTGTTTATCTACCGCTATTAATTGTAAACCGTGTTGATCCATGTATGAACTATATTCCCGTTGGATATAAATGCTTTAGAAAACAAAGATAaccctaataatttttttttttttttgctaaaaatgtttaacatgaTTTGGTCTGTAGTTTTAGTATTTATATCAGTATCTCAGAAAAAACGAATTCTTATTTTAGAAAACCAATTCGGCAGCATCATTTATGTATCTTGATCGTCTATCGCTCGcacctaaataaaaaaaaaccacataaattaaaaaaaagcttaGCAAACGGAAATTGTATAGATTTGTACAGATACAAATGCACATAACACAAAATACGTGCTCTGTATCCAACCTTAACTTGATCATAACTTATTTCCATTAGCCGCCTTTAAACAGACGAAACTGGTGTTTGTGAGCAACTTCTACGATATGACACCAGTTGACAGGAAATAACCCCTGATGAAACTGCTGTACctacgagggttgttagaaaagttcgcggacaaaGTGATTTACAGCGGAAATACTGTGTACTTCCGAAGATGTTTTATTGAATGACcatcaattaaaaataagtatataaaatatcatatgattttgaaaatgttttaaaagatacaGCGACttttattttgcatgaattggatTTACGGAGCACTATTTCATATCTCCACGAAGTCTGGTGACGTCAAACTACTGAAAGGAAATTTAAACATGTCACCCTTTTTCATAGTAAACACCTTTCAGTTTAAACACTTTTCATG encodes:
- the LOC128170550 gene encoding uncharacterized protein LOC128170550; the protein is MCSRHFVQIANVVVCISLSGVCNAYVNLALHKPAFQSNSHQAKEDISVANYVVDGLKTDPSLDGGQCATTTLGKQTSTWWVDLTSIHSIHHITIYFMTINIGLDNHHEIASSYLGFSVYVSNTTDKQQGVLCFKDNGFNESTKPAVFTTKCTVHGQYVIYNNEKLAGIESPDRNSAYVLNNLCEVEVYGKNS